The DNA region gagccgCCTGCGCAGCACGTCTTTGCGTGCCACTGCGGAAACGTCCGGGCAGAGCTCCTGGCGCCTCTATCCGAGCAGCAAGTCAAGGAGGACAACTGCAGCTCATGCGTGCGTGTAGGTCGAGCCAACAACCCATCCACTCACCCTTTCCACCCACATCACCCTACCCATCCTTCCatccttccatccatccgtccgtcaTCCATCTCAGCCCGTGGGCCACGTGCATCGCGACGCTCACCTTTTTTGTAGAACGCCTACGTCGGCGCGTACCCGACCAAGGACCAGGTCCGCACGCGCGGCAAAGACGAACACGCCTTCGAGTACTTTGGCCTCGGggcggaggagacggggCGCAAATGGGGCGGCCTGGTGCATTGCTCGACGTgcggcgtcttcgtcttcaacGTCATCTACGGGCCGCCGCTCAGCGTCTTCGACAAGCTCCCGCCGGAGCGAaaggcccgcgccctcgaggcgtACCGCCGCAACGTGAGCTTGCTGCCACTTAACGTGCGCGCCTTGGAGGGCCTCGGCCGGGaggtccagctcggcggcctcggggtcGAGCGCGCGGACGAGGGAACGGACGGCTAC from Purpureocillium takamizusanense chromosome 3, complete sequence includes:
- a CDS encoding uncharacterized protein (COG:S~EggNog:ENOG503P2M4), with amino-acid sequence MATTRVVYRGNCHCGRYRYELSLPEEITSATACGCTLCAKKGYLWVVAPPDEGSSFRVVRDDGRLVEYSSKALRDKFCGHCGTGVTGEHTAGPLRGQFLVNVRAIQGVNPFELETNVTIVDTEDEGRIVAATGEPPAQHVFACHCGNVRAELLAPLSEQQVKEDNCSSCVRNAYVGAYPTKDQVRTRGKDEHAFEYFGLGAEETGRKWGGLVHCSTCGVFVFNVIYGPPLSVFDKLPPERKARALEAYRRNVSLLPLNVRALEGLGREVQLGGLGVERADEGTDGYAERLGRWEAE